From Brochothrix thermosphacta DSM 20171 = FSL F6-1036, a single genomic window includes:
- the fabZ gene encoding 3-hydroxyacyl-ACP dehydratase FabZ has protein sequence MMTSNEIKQALPHRYPFLLVDRVIEVEAGKQARAYKNVSHNDPFFEGHFPQFPVMPGVLILEALAQTAGLAMANKEETNKIGLFAGVDKCRFKKQVVPGDQLHLAAEITRQKGAIAKAHVIATVDGEIACEADIMFAMAEV, from the coding sequence ATGATGACAAGTAATGAAATTAAACAAGCGTTACCACATCGTTACCCTTTTCTATTAGTCGATCGTGTTATTGAAGTAGAAGCTGGGAAACAAGCACGTGCGTATAAAAACGTTTCGCATAACGATCCCTTTTTCGAAGGTCATTTCCCGCAATTCCCAGTGATGCCAGGTGTTCTTATTTTAGAAGCATTGGCACAAACAGCAGGATTAGCAATGGCGAATAAAGAAGAGACTAACAAAATTGGATTGTTTGCAGGTGTTGATAAATGCCGCTTTAAAAAACAAGTTGTACCAGGTGATCAGTTGCATTTAGCAGCTGAAATCACACGACAAAAAGGTGCGATTGCAAAAGCACACGTTATTGCGACAGTTGATGGTGAAATCGCGTGTGAAGCAGACATAATGTTTGCAATGGCTGAAGTGTAA
- a CDS encoding WecB/TagA/CpsF family glycosyltransferase: protein MARKITVLGIPFYNTKLQEMVSELTDRIDSQQKTFVVTANPEIVMKAYDDPSFKAHITQADYITADGIGVVKATEHLKEPLPERVTGFDMFQNLLERGNAKGYSLYLVGGTEEVINKTHKVVRSSYPNINLKGSHSGFFVTTTERCDVQNAIIDSKADMVFVAMGSPYQETFITEILPQIQKGLFMGIGGSFDVLSGTVKRAPLFWQKLGLEWFYRLASQPTRLWRMKDLVRFYLAARKEAKR, encoded by the coding sequence ATGGCACGTAAAATCACAGTGTTAGGGATTCCTTTTTATAATACAAAATTACAAGAGATGGTTTCTGAACTAACGGATAGAATTGATTCGCAACAAAAAACATTTGTAGTGACCGCCAATCCTGAAATTGTTATGAAAGCATACGATGACCCATCGTTTAAAGCACATATTACACAAGCTGATTACATTACTGCTGATGGTATCGGGGTAGTGAAGGCGACCGAACATCTAAAAGAGCCTTTGCCTGAGAGAGTAACAGGGTTTGATATGTTTCAAAACCTGTTAGAAAGAGGGAACGCGAAGGGCTATTCGCTTTATCTCGTGGGTGGTACAGAAGAGGTAATCAATAAAACACATAAAGTCGTGCGCTCTTCTTATCCAAATATTAACTTAAAGGGATCACATAGTGGTTTTTTTGTGACAACAACAGAACGGTGTGACGTTCAAAATGCTATTATTGATAGCAAAGCAGATATGGTATTTGTAGCGATGGGCAGCCCGTATCAAGAGACCTTCATCACCGAAATTTTACCGCAAATACAAAAAGGACTTTTCATGGGAATAGGCGGAAGTTTTGATGTATTAAGTGGCACTGTCAAACGCGCTCCGCTCTTCTGGCAAAAGTTAGGATTGGAGTGGTTTTATCGCTTAGCTTCACAACCCACACGTCTTTGGCGTATGAAAGATTTGGTGCGTTTTTATCTTGCGGCACGTAAAGAAGCTAAACGATAG
- the menC gene encoding o-succinylbenzoate synthase — MMKFVEMKIYRMKLPLAQSFSNSQTTLTYRRFDLVRLTTTTGEVGWGETVAFETPWYTSETVTTCHDALVNYIWPLIRNKEIADPKALNLILNKLKGHHMARSAVETSFWGIYAKKNKQPLYRLLGSDNAAVAVGISLGMNNLEDLMQEVQAAVEKGYTRVKIKIKPGWDILPVQTIRQSYPHLKLMVDANGAYDLADVDVFKALDAYDLEMIEQPLGDDDFINHAKLQRIIRTKICLDENIHSIEDVKVAHQLGSARAINLKWARVGGLFNALEIIQYCQKHDLLVWCGGMFESGVGRSYNLALASLEGLDFPGDISESSRYWSEDIVEQPQKLVEGRLLIPKISGAGFNISKKRVEKYSEKIESFI; from the coding sequence ATGATGAAATTCGTTGAAATGAAAATATATCGTATGAAACTGCCGCTCGCGCAGTCGTTTTCTAATTCGCAAACAACATTAACCTACCGTCGCTTTGATTTAGTGCGTTTGACTACAACAACTGGAGAAGTTGGCTGGGGTGAGACCGTAGCTTTTGAGACGCCTTGGTACACCTCCGAAACAGTGACGACTTGCCATGATGCGTTAGTGAATTATATTTGGCCACTTATCAGAAATAAAGAAATTGCTGACCCGAAAGCGCTTAATCTTATTTTAAATAAGCTAAAAGGGCATCATATGGCCCGTTCAGCTGTCGAAACATCCTTTTGGGGTATTTATGCAAAAAAAAACAAACAACCGTTGTATCGGCTTTTAGGTAGTGATAATGCCGCTGTTGCTGTTGGGATTAGTCTAGGTATGAATAATTTAGAAGATTTAATGCAAGAAGTACAAGCAGCTGTTGAAAAAGGCTATACCCGTGTTAAAATAAAAATAAAACCCGGTTGGGATATTCTACCCGTTCAAACAATCCGTCAGTCTTATCCGCATTTGAAATTAATGGTGGATGCGAATGGGGCCTATGATCTAGCAGATGTTGACGTGTTTAAAGCATTAGATGCCTATGATTTGGAGATGATCGAACAGCCGCTCGGAGATGATGATTTTATTAATCATGCAAAACTTCAACGTATCATCCGGACAAAAATATGTTTAGATGAAAACATCCATAGCATAGAAGATGTTAAAGTGGCACATCAATTAGGTAGTGCTCGTGCCATCAATTTGAAGTGGGCGAGAGTCGGCGGTTTGTTTAACGCGTTAGAGATTATTCAATACTGTCAAAAGCATGACCTATTGGTGTGGTGTGGCGGTATGTTTGAATCAGGTGTTGGTCGATCATATAATTTAGCATTGGCATCGCTTGAGGGGCTGGATTTCCCTGGTGACATATCAGAATCTTCTCGGTATTGGTCGGAAGATATCGTTGAACAGCCACAAAAATTGGTAGAGGGTCGTTTACTCATACCAAAAATTAGCGGAGCTGGATTCAACATTAGTAAAAAGCGTGTAGAGAAATATAGTGAAAAAATAGAGTCGTTCATCTGA
- a CDS encoding glycosyltransferase family 4 protein yields the protein MVTITLIVVFLASVILTPLVRKFAFAIGAVDVPNDRRVNKKAMPTLGGLAIILSFLIGFVILPVDLSSFWPILVGAFVVTLVGVLDDRFELTAGMKLFGQFLAASVVVFGGNLMINYLTLPLIGQINFGWFAGPFTIIWIIAIMNAINLVDGLDGLAGGISSIVLISIAAMAYVLNDFIVFPLAMVLVAAILGFLIYNFHPASIFMGDTGALFLGYMIGVLSVMGFKNVTFISLIIPIMILGVPFSDTFFAIVRRLAQKKSISEADHSHLHHRLLALGFTHRQTVILIYALSALFAIGAFTFFISSFVGSIMLFILLLLALELLVEFVGWISPEYRPIINFFQKWMSNITKYRKNKRKTK from the coding sequence GTGGTTACAATTACTTTGATAGTAGTATTTTTAGCATCGGTCATATTAACACCGCTTGTGCGTAAATTTGCGTTTGCAATCGGGGCCGTTGATGTACCGAACGATCGACGTGTCAATAAAAAAGCAATGCCAACATTAGGTGGATTAGCTATTATTTTAAGTTTTTTAATTGGTTTTGTCATATTGCCTGTTGATTTGAGTTCGTTTTGGCCTATTTTAGTCGGAGCTTTTGTTGTGACATTAGTAGGTGTATTGGATGACCGCTTTGAATTGACAGCCGGCATGAAGCTATTTGGGCAATTTTTAGCAGCTTCTGTTGTTGTATTTGGTGGAAATCTAATGATTAATTACTTAACCTTACCACTAATTGGTCAAATTAATTTTGGTTGGTTTGCCGGACCTTTCACCATTATCTGGATTATTGCCATTATGAATGCAATCAATTTAGTTGATGGTTTAGATGGTTTAGCAGGTGGTATCTCATCAATCGTCTTAATCTCAATTGCGGCGATGGCGTATGTATTGAATGATTTTATTGTTTTTCCGTTAGCGATGGTGCTTGTTGCTGCCATTCTAGGTTTTTTAATTTACAATTTCCATCCTGCCTCTATTTTCATGGGAGATACAGGCGCGCTCTTTTTAGGGTACATGATAGGTGTATTATCTGTGATGGGCTTTAAAAATGTGACGTTTATCTCATTGATTATCCCAATTATGATTTTAGGTGTACCATTTTCAGATACATTTTTTGCAATTGTAAGACGACTAGCACAAAAAAAATCGATTTCTGAAGCGGACCATTCACATCTGCATCATCGTTTATTGGCACTAGGCTTTACACATCGCCAAACAGTAATATTAATTTATGCTTTAAGCGCACTGTTTGCGATTGGCGCCTTTACTTTTTTTATCTCGTCTTTCGTCGGCTCAATTATGTTGTTTATACTATTGCTACTAGCGTTGGAGTTACTTGTAGAGTTTGTCGGTTGGATTAGTCCAGAATATCGTCCAATCATTAATTTTTTCCAAAAATGGATGAGTAACATTACAAAATATCGCAAAAATAAACGCAAAACGAAGTAA
- a CDS encoding toxin Cry1Ac domain D-VI-related protein, with translation MNKKKIFGIAMSINLIASPLLVDVAPVLAKADEKTPQKESRFVNQNINLLKNPEMAPAANGLGVLGYNLYSYNITTGELDASQNKSGTYGTQVNHDTYVQQAESGKLRFTTDLGGVQVIKGTDGPVVEQQVPVIAGQTYEFSFKAQLEGDSSYWTRKDFAVLYSMGAALTKDIYDDTATRTFKTTYTATKTGTVPIRFGIYRSYRANTAGATQHNYVWDAKVVNVDKSAPAAPKANRLDTDSSALTGTAEANTSILIKDSAGQLLSTIKVDAKGNYSFDVKNPAYNTVYYIANKDIAGNISDDTKVTVAQGNVIAPVLDRVDDEMATVVGHTEPKSKVTATYNNAQNEMITSEAMADDNGDFSLEIKSGIKAETDFKVISELNGVKSKETSFHVIEKTYETAVVTVDNLFVDKTHAAIIKGMDESIIANAQADVDLVKNADRKAELQVLVDSATAMLIERNKQSALSTDMADVFANAEETVLVDGVTEEQLEKIGAAIADLTDKEKAAEFEQRLENAQTLLTERRHQEAATAAIEALFTDNTHEAIGKDVVKEAIDAATELVSKVTDADKKAEYTEQIKVAQELLDTRIENARLLGLANDAVAALFTTADKAELIAGMTQETIDAAAEVVAGVNDADEAARTALESDIKHATALLVERHNQEAATIAIDKLFADDTHSQMHPDLTQKQIDAAQALVDKVKDAEPLAKFTAEIKAAQKFLDIENAHLAHLAATQDAVENLFTGPNHTAIKSTTDQREINDVQALVNAVAYPEEKAKLQAEVDKAQDFLTNTTAVVIEKIAALSTDLIANDKLTANGAVAMITDQTQIDDVYNAIVKMPASVKDKATYTAQVKAVEDLYKNRTNEQVGNLAQNNEFDLGITEWTTWMSSTAKRPTTVRDGAEGNNVIKLEGNSSAEQIIEDLDPNTTYTLTAYVKADKGGRIKLGAKNFGGVNTLGSNFTQDKYSKGEVTFTTGPNNTKATIYLYNPTDLNGYADVVLLKNASSDLNKPVVSAAVDALYVNQIVAGGGKAQHVVQQGALHATTTVEKIAAAKALVTALDDKYTIKATLLDTLAESTLLLQQREDNKHSNLLVNSDFAADFSNWKVWTGGTTAPVITQDSNMTGNVVEISPNSSLEQKVQGLKANTTYELTVQSKTDNNEPFSIGVKNTGAATPTVALINGRTYNEAVVKFTTGDNPANTTVYMYKSGGNGKGYAGLTTVHEVVSNDDVVAEVTNLFVKNNKKQTALNWKVTTETLDELQTKVNVIEDVVVKERMNKRLKEAQELLAKVTAERLNNQVSTNADFSLGLDGWKPWNSAIAKVPTVVENTASFDQALTLNGESSVERTITLKPNTAYKYTVYGKSYETERVAMGMKAMADTVVNSVLIDDSAVDAETTIEFTTGPATTSGRLFIYKSVGSVDTFIQSVRVSEVTK, from the coding sequence TTGAATAAGAAGAAAATTTTTGGCATAGCAATGAGTATCAACTTAATTGCGTCACCGCTATTGGTGGATGTAGCACCTGTTTTGGCAAAAGCAGATGAGAAAACTCCGCAAAAAGAAAGCCGTTTTGTGAATCAAAACATTAACTTGTTGAAAAATCCAGAAATGGCACCAGCAGCAAATGGTTTAGGTGTTTTAGGTTATAACTTATATAGCTATAACATTACAACTGGAGAGTTAGATGCATCTCAAAACAAATCAGGTACATATGGAACACAAGTAAACCATGACACGTATGTTCAACAAGCTGAAAGTGGCAAGTTACGTTTCACCACTGATCTTGGAGGAGTTCAGGTTATTAAAGGAACAGATGGACCTGTCGTAGAACAACAAGTGCCTGTGATTGCCGGTCAAACATATGAGTTTTCTTTTAAAGCTCAATTAGAAGGAGATAGCAGCTATTGGACACGTAAAGACTTTGCTGTTCTTTATTCAATGGGAGCGGCTCTTACCAAAGATATATATGATGACACAGCTACACGTACTTTTAAAACAACTTATACAGCAACGAAAACAGGTACAGTTCCAATTCGTTTCGGAATTTACCGTTCATACCGTGCGAATACCGCAGGAGCAACACAACATAACTATGTGTGGGATGCTAAGGTAGTTAACGTTGACAAATCAGCGCCAGCAGCACCAAAAGCTAACCGTCTCGATACAGATAGTAGTGCACTAACAGGAACTGCTGAAGCAAATACATCGATATTGATCAAAGATAGTGCAGGTCAATTACTTTCAACAATAAAAGTTGATGCGAAAGGTAACTACTCATTCGATGTTAAAAACCCCGCGTATAACACTGTCTACTATATTGCTAACAAAGATATCGCTGGTAATATCAGTGATGATACAAAGGTGACTGTAGCACAAGGTAACGTTATTGCACCTGTATTAGATCGTGTGGATGATGAGATGGCAACTGTGGTAGGTCACACAGAACCAAAATCAAAAGTAACTGCAACATATAATAATGCGCAAAATGAAATGATTACTTCTGAAGCAATGGCTGATGACAACGGTGATTTCAGTTTGGAAATTAAGAGTGGTATTAAAGCAGAAACAGATTTCAAGGTGATTTCAGAGCTTAACGGCGTGAAGAGTAAAGAAACTTCTTTCCATGTTATTGAGAAGACTTATGAAACAGCTGTTGTAACTGTTGATAATTTGTTCGTAGATAAAACACACGCAGCGATTATTAAGGGCATGGATGAATCAATTATTGCAAATGCACAAGCTGATGTTGATTTAGTGAAAAATGCTGATCGTAAAGCAGAATTGCAAGTATTAGTGGATTCAGCAACAGCGATGTTAATCGAACGTAATAAACAATCAGCATTATCAACAGATATGGCAGACGTTTTTGCAAATGCTGAAGAAACAGTATTAGTTGACGGTGTAACAGAAGAGCAATTAGAAAAAATTGGTGCAGCAATTGCTGATTTAACAGATAAAGAGAAAGCAGCAGAATTTGAACAACGATTAGAAAATGCTCAAACGTTATTAACAGAACGACGTCATCAAGAAGCAGCAACAGCGGCGATTGAAGCGTTATTCACTGATAATACACATGAAGCGATTGGCAAAGATGTTGTAAAAGAAGCAATCGATGCAGCGACAGAATTAGTATCTAAAGTAACCGATGCAGATAAAAAGGCAGAGTACACAGAACAAATTAAAGTGGCACAAGAGTTATTAGATACTCGTATTGAAAATGCTCGTCTATTAGGATTAGCAAATGATGCAGTAGCAGCATTATTTACAACAGCTGATAAAGCAGAATTGATTGCTGGTATGACTCAAGAAACAATCGATGCAGCTGCAGAAGTTGTTGCAGGTGTAAACGATGCAGATGAAGCGGCTAGAACAGCGTTAGAGTCAGATATCAAACATGCAACAGCATTGTTAGTAGAGCGTCACAATCAAGAAGCCGCAACAATAGCAATCGATAAGTTGTTTGCAGATGATACTCATTCTCAAATGCACCCAGACTTAACACAAAAACAAATTGATGCAGCACAAGCATTGGTTGATAAAGTGAAAGATGCTGAACCATTAGCGAAATTCACTGCAGAAATCAAAGCAGCTCAAAAATTCCTTGATATTGAAAACGCACATCTTGCACACTTAGCAGCGACTCAAGATGCTGTTGAAAACTTATTCACAGGACCAAACCATACAGCTATTAAGAGTACAACAGATCAACGTGAAATTAATGATGTTCAAGCATTAGTTAACGCGGTTGCTTACCCAGAAGAAAAAGCGAAGTTACAAGCAGAAGTTGATAAAGCACAAGATTTCTTGACTAACACAACAGCTGTTGTTATAGAAAAAATCGCTGCTCTTTCAACAGATTTAATTGCAAATGACAAACTCACAGCAAATGGTGCAGTGGCAATGATCACAGACCAAACGCAAATCGATGATGTTTATAATGCGATTGTTAAAATGCCTGCAAGTGTAAAAGATAAAGCAACTTACACAGCGCAAGTTAAAGCAGTTGAAGATTTATATAAAAACCGTACAAATGAGCAAGTCGGAAACCTCGCGCAAAATAATGAGTTTGACCTTGGTATTACAGAATGGACAACTTGGATGTCATCAACAGCAAAACGTCCAACAACTGTTCGTGATGGTGCTGAAGGCAACAACGTTATTAAACTAGAAGGTAACTCAAGTGCTGAGCAAATTATCGAAGATTTAGATCCAAATACAACGTACACATTAACTGCATACGTTAAAGCAGATAAAGGTGGACGTATCAAGTTAGGCGCTAAAAACTTTGGTGGTGTTAATACACTTGGTTCAAACTTTACTCAAGATAAATACTCTAAAGGTGAAGTAACATTTACAACGGGACCAAATAATACAAAAGCAACAATCTATCTTTATAACCCAACAGACTTAAACGGTTATGCAGATGTTGTATTACTTAAAAATGCATCAAGTGATTTAAATAAACCAGTTGTTAGTGCAGCAGTTGACGCGCTTTATGTTAACCAAATTGTAGCGGGTGGCGGTAAAGCACAACATGTCGTTCAACAAGGTGCATTACATGCAACAACAACAGTAGAAAAAATCGCTGCAGCAAAAGCTTTAGTAACTGCTTTAGATGATAAATATACAATTAAAGCAACATTGCTTGATACATTAGCTGAATCAACACTCTTGTTACAACAACGTGAAGATAATAAACACAGTAACCTTTTAGTGAACAGCGATTTTGCAGCTGACTTCTCTAACTGGAAAGTATGGACAGGTGGAACAACTGCTCCTGTTATTACACAAGACAGCAACATGACAGGTAATGTTGTAGAAATTTCTCCAAATTCATCACTAGAACAAAAAGTGCAAGGATTGAAAGCCAATACAACATATGAATTGACTGTACAATCAAAAACAGATAATAACGAACCATTCAGTATCGGCGTTAAGAATACGGGTGCTGCTACTCCAACGGTTGCATTGATTAACGGCCGCACATATAACGAAGCAGTTGTTAAATTCACAACAGGTGATAACCCTGCCAACACAACAGTATACATGTACAAATCTGGTGGTAACGGTAAAGGTTACGCAGGTTTAACAACAGTTCATGAAGTAGTAAGTAATGATGATGTTGTAGCAGAAGTAACAAACTTGTTTGTGAAAAACAACAAGAAACAGACAGCGTTAAACTGGAAAGTTACAACAGAAACTTTAGATGAATTACAAACAAAAGTTAACGTGATTGAAGATGTTGTTGTTAAAGAACGCATGAACAAACGCTTGAAAGAAGCGCAAGAATTATTAGCAAAAGTAACTGCTGAAAGACTTAACAATCAAGTGTCTACAAACGCTGATTTCTCTCTTGGTTTAGATGGTTGGAAACCATGGAATAGCGCAATTGCAAAAGTTCCAACAGTAGTGGAAAACACAGCATCATTTGATCAAGCACTCACACTTAATGGTGAAAGTAGTGTTGAACGTACAATTACATTAAAACCAAACACAGCTTATAAATACACAGTTTATGGTAAATCATATGAAACAGAACGTGTAGCAATGGGGATGAAAGCAATGGCTGATACTGTTGTTAACAGTGTGTTGATTGATGATTCGGCAGTTGATGCTGAAACAACAATTGAATTTACAACTGGACCAGCAACAACATCAGGTCGTCTCTTCATCTACAAATCTGTTGGTAGTGTTGATACATTTATCCAATCAGTACGAGTAAGTGAAGTAACAAAATAA